One Acidimicrobiia bacterium genomic window carries:
- a CDS encoding FG-GAP repeat protein, producing MFASVMAAALFASTAAAAPRVSTRQVLQAPAPTAGDRFGTKTSISQDGSTIVVGSAGANASAGAVDVYVHDGDAWIHQATLTPSDPVAGDGFGSALAVAADGSTLAIGAPFKSVLGRKASGAFYVFDRTGTTWTQTAELTPTFLSPQNHFGASLSIAAIGTEVAVGAPGRNWADLKRAGTAYVYQRVKKVWKQTATVPPPNPVQDGRFGLSVIVKEDLVLVAEPGDSNGGIVSIFDRAGGSYVHTTDFEPPDLEPGDNFGAAMALTQATVVVGAPNHATEAGGEGAAYRFTHNDTTGVWTYRNELTAANGAPGDEFGSAISLASGTLVIGAPGRNAGTAFAFGAVYPYHAAGASWTPAAEIDAPHDPGSRHTGFASTVGASGATVVAGESKHAVGGAASAGVADVFTDG from the coding sequence GTGTTTGCGAGTGTGATGGCGGCGGCGTTGTTCGCGTCGACGGCCGCGGCCGCACCCAGAGTGTCGACGCGCCAGGTGCTGCAGGCGCCCGCGCCGACGGCCGGTGACCGGTTCGGCACCAAGACGTCGATCTCCCAGGACGGTTCGACGATCGTCGTGGGCTCGGCGGGCGCGAACGCGAGCGCCGGCGCGGTCGACGTGTACGTGCACGACGGCGACGCGTGGATACATCAGGCGACGCTCACGCCGAGCGATCCCGTCGCGGGTGACGGGTTCGGCTCCGCGCTCGCAGTCGCGGCCGACGGCTCGACGCTCGCGATCGGCGCGCCCTTCAAGTCGGTCCTCGGCCGCAAGGCATCGGGCGCGTTCTACGTGTTCGATCGCACGGGCACGACGTGGACTCAGACCGCGGAGCTGACGCCCACGTTTCTGTCGCCGCAGAACCACTTCGGCGCGTCGCTGTCGATCGCGGCGATCGGCACGGAGGTCGCCGTCGGCGCGCCCGGCCGCAACTGGGCTGACCTCAAGCGCGCGGGAACCGCGTACGTGTACCAGCGGGTGAAGAAGGTCTGGAAGCAGACCGCGACGGTGCCGCCACCGAACCCGGTGCAGGACGGGCGGTTCGGGCTGAGCGTGATCGTGAAGGAAGACCTCGTCCTCGTCGCGGAACCGGGCGACTCGAACGGCGGCATCGTGAGCATCTTCGACCGCGCGGGCGGGTCGTACGTGCACACGACCGACTTCGAACCGCCCGACCTGGAACCCGGCGACAACTTCGGCGCCGCGATGGCGCTCACGCAGGCGACCGTCGTCGTCGGCGCGCCGAATCACGCGACGGAAGCCGGCGGCGAAGGCGCCGCGTACCGCTTCACGCACAACGACACCACCGGCGTATGGACGTACCGCAACGAGCTCACCGCGGCGAACGGCGCGCCGGGCGACGAGTTCGGGAGCGCGATCTCGCTCGCGAGCGGCACGCTCGTGATCGGCGCGCCCGGCCGCAACGCGGGCACCGCGTTCGCCTTCGGCGCGGTCTATCCGTATCACGCGGCCGGCGCGAGCTGGACGCCGGCCGCGGAGATCGACGCGCCGCACGATCCCGGGTCACGTCACACGGGCTTCGCGTCGACGGTGGGCGCGTCCGGCGCGACGGTCGTCGCGGGCGAGTCGAAGCACGCCGTCGGCGGTGCCGCGAGCGCGGGTGTCGCCGACGTGTTCACCGACGGCTGA
- a CDS encoding NAD(P)H-dependent oxidoreductase: protein MRDEPSEAKLTAVALNCTLKATDAASSTDKLLHEVMAALASEGVASDGIIRLADEDVRAGVTSDEGPGDAWPAIRARILAAQILVLGTPIWLGHPSSYAQRVLERLDAFLGEKADDGRLISLDRVAIVAVVGNEDGAHHVAAELFQALNDVGFTIPAASMTYWVGEAMHTTDYKDLPDGSDKTTAATKNAARRAAHLARVLRSEPYPPDP, encoded by the coding sequence GTGCGCGACGAGCCGAGCGAAGCGAAGCTCACGGCAGTGGCGTTGAACTGCACGCTGAAGGCGACCGACGCGGCGTCCAGCACCGACAAGCTGCTGCACGAGGTGATGGCTGCGCTTGCCTCGGAAGGTGTCGCATCCGACGGGATCATCCGCCTCGCCGACGAGGACGTCCGCGCGGGCGTGACCTCCGACGAAGGACCGGGCGACGCGTGGCCCGCGATCCGCGCTCGCATCCTCGCTGCGCAGATCCTCGTGCTCGGCACGCCGATCTGGCTCGGGCACCCCTCGAGCTACGCGCAGCGCGTGCTCGAACGGCTCGATGCGTTCCTCGGCGAGAAGGCCGATGACGGACGGCTCATCTCACTCGACCGCGTCGCGATCGTCGCCGTCGTCGGGAACGAAGACGGCGCGCACCACGTTGCGGCGGAGCTCTTCCAGGCGCTGAACGACGTCGGTTTCACGATCCCGGCCGCGAGCATGACCTACTGGGTCGGCGAGGCGATGCACACGACCGACTACAAGGACCTTCCCGACGGCAGCGACAAGACCACGGCGGCGACGAAGAACGCGGCACGGCGCGCCGCGCATCTCGCGCGCGTGTTGCGTTCGGAGCCGTATCCCCCGGACCCGTAG